In one window of Chitinophagales bacterium DNA:
- a CDS encoding SusC/RagA family TonB-linked outer membrane protein: MNLKRLLIALVLPLVMLCMPALAQDKLVTGKITSAKDGSPVIGATITIKGTKSGTAAGQDGSFTLRVPASATTLVISSVGYAAQEVAVGTGIIEVQLVETNTALTDVVVIGYGTQRKKDVTGAAVSVSAKDFVKGPIVSPEQLINGKVAGVQITPGGGAPGAGSRILIRGGSSLAASNNPLIVIDGVPVDESGIAGSANPLNMINPNDIETFNVLKDASAAAIYGSRASNGVIIITTKKGKKGKPQFSFNTNLSISTVGKKVDVLSADEFRAVVNARGTAQQKARLGNASTNWQDEIYRTAIMTDNNLSVTGSAGKMPYRLSVGYLNQDGILKTDNMQRITAAVNLSPSFMNDHLKVNLNVKGTSTKNKFANQGAIGNAVSFDPTQPVLSGNNRFGGYWEWLNASNQPNQLSQRNPVGLLNLRSDQSDAVRSIGNMQVDYKFHFLPELRANLNLGYDVARGKGTIYVPDSAAQAYFQGGVNNQYNQNNTNTVAEFYLNYAKDLRSINSRIDLTAGYSFQSFRVVSDTFPNRRANGTVINYAGRLNEPFQNSLMSYYARLVYTYNGKYILTATVRRDGSTRFGLKGDPARWGTFPALAAAWRISEEDFMKNSKVFNDLKLRAAYGVNGNQSVGGSFPFLPIYSQSNLTASYQFGNTFYQMQRPSAYDPLLKWEQLKSYNIGIDFSMFNNKINGSIDYFNKDNEDLLNTIPIPVGTNFSNVLTTNVGTLNTRGLEFTLNTNLKRTKDLNWDFGFNLTFLDNEIKNLTRVFDPNYPGAPRGFIAGGTGNFVQINSVGYRPGSFYVYKQVYDKNNNPIENLFEDRNRDGVINEKDRYRYMSPEPDVLLGVNSSLSYKKWTAGFVLRGSFGNYMYNNFNSVRGTYFGILDPNGFLANASRKVLTTNFATNSVEQLLSDYHVENASFLRMDNINIGYNVGKIAKGINMRASLNVQNAFIITKYSGIDPEIAGGIDNNLYPRPRMFVLGVNLDF, translated from the coding sequence ATGAATCTTAAACGACTGCTCATTGCGTTGGTCTTGCCGCTGGTGATGCTTTGCATGCCTGCACTGGCACAGGACAAGTTGGTGACCGGTAAGATCACCAGCGCGAAAGATGGTAGCCCTGTCATAGGTGCCACCATTACAATCAAAGGAACAAAATCCGGTACAGCTGCCGGACAGGATGGTTCATTCACCCTGCGCGTTCCTGCTTCTGCTACTACATTGGTAATTTCTTCTGTGGGTTATGCTGCACAAGAAGTTGCTGTAGGAACAGGAATCATCGAGGTACAACTAGTAGAAACCAATACTGCCCTTACAGATGTAGTAGTAATTGGTTATGGTACCCAGCGTAAAAAAGACGTAACCGGTGCTGCTGTTTCGGTTTCAGCGAAAGACTTTGTAAAAGGTCCGATCGTTTCTCCAGAACAGCTCATCAATGGTAAAGTTGCCGGTGTACAAATTACACCTGGTGGCGGTGCTCCTGGTGCAGGATCTCGTATCCTGATCCGTGGTGGTTCTTCTTTGGCGGCTTCTAACAACCCATTGATCGTGATCGATGGTGTGCCTGTTGACGAATCTGGCATTGCCGGTTCTGCCAACCCGCTGAACATGATTAACCCAAATGACATTGAAACTTTTAACGTACTGAAAGATGCATCTGCGGCCGCTATCTACGGTTCAAGAGCATCTAATGGTGTTATCATCATTACTACGAAGAAGGGTAAGAAAGGTAAGCCTCAGTTCAGCTTCAATACCAATCTGTCTATTTCTACAGTAGGTAAAAAAGTAGATGTACTGTCGGCTGATGAATTCCGCGCCGTAGTAAATGCGAGAGGTACTGCACAACAAAAAGCCCGTCTGGGTAATGCAAGTACCAATTGGCAGGATGAAATCTACAGAACAGCAATCATGACAGATAATAACCTGAGCGTGACTGGTTCTGCAGGTAAAATGCCTTATCGCTTATCAGTTGGTTACCTGAATCAAGATGGTATCCTGAAGACAGATAACATGCAGCGTATCACTGCAGCTGTTAACCTGAGCCCTTCATTCATGAACGATCACCTGAAAGTGAACTTGAATGTAAAAGGAACTTCTACGAAGAATAAGTTCGCTAACCAAGGTGCTATTGGTAACGCCGTTTCTTTTGATCCTACTCAGCCAGTATTATCTGGTAACAACCGTTTCGGTGGTTATTGGGAATGGCTGAATGCCAGCAACCAGCCTAACCAGCTTTCACAGCGTAACCCTGTTGGCTTGCTGAATCTGCGTAGCGATCAGAGTGATGCCGTAAGAAGCATTGGTAATATGCAGGTTGATTATAAATTCCATTTCCTGCCAGAACTGCGTGCTAACCTGAATCTGGGTTATGATGTAGCTCGTGGTAAAGGAACCATCTATGTTCCGGATAGTGCTGCACAAGCTTATTTCCAGGGTGGTGTAAACAATCAGTACAATCAGAATAATACCAATACTGTAGCTGAATTTTATTTGAATTATGCGAAGGATTTGCGTTCTATCAATAGCCGCATCGATCTGACTGCTGGTTATTCATTCCAGTCTTTCCGTGTGGTTTCTGATACCTTCCCTAACAGACGTGCAAACGGTACAGTCATTAACTATGCCGGTCGTTTGAATGAGCCTTTCCAAAACTCACTCATGTCTTATTACGCTCGTTTGGTGTACACTTATAATGGTAAGTATATCCTGACAGCAACAGTTAGACGTGATGGTTCTACTCGTTTTGGTCTGAAAGGAGATCCTGCTCGTTGGGGTACATTCCCAGCCCTGGCTGCTGCATGGCGTATCAGCGAAGAAGACTTCATGAAGAACAGCAAAGTGTTCAATGACTTGAAACTGCGTGCAGCGTATGGTGTAAACGGTAACCAATCAGTTGGTGGTAGTTTCCCATTCCTGCCTATCTACTCTCAGAGTAACCTGACTGCTTCTTATCAGTTTGGTAATACTTTCTACCAGATGCAGCGTCCTTCAGCTTATGATCCATTGCTGAAGTGGGAGCAGTTGAAGTCTTACAACATTGGTATCGACTTCAGCATGTTCAATAATAAGATCAATGGTAGCATCGACTACTTCAATAAGGATAACGAAGATCTGTTGAACACCATTCCTATTCCTGTTGGTACAAACTTCAGCAACGTGTTAACAACAAACGTTGGTACACTGAATACCCGAGGTTTGGAATTCACTTTGAATACCAACCTGAAGCGTACAAAAGACCTGAACTGGGATTTTGGTTTCAACCTGACTTTCCTGGATAACGAAATCAAGAATCTGACACGCGTATTTGATCCAAACTATCCTGGTGCACCTCGTGGCTTCATCGCCGGTGGTACTGGTAACTTTGTGCAGATCAACAGTGTTGGTTACAGACCAGGTTCTTTCTACGTGTACAAGCAGGTATATGATAAGAACAATAACCCTATCGAGAACCTGTTTGAAGATCGCAACCGCGATGGTGTGATCAACGAGAAAGATCGTTATCGTTATATGTCGCCTGAACCAGATGTATTGCTGGGTGTAAACTCTTCTTTGTCTTATAAGAAGTGGACAGCCGGTTTTGTACTGCGTGGTTCTTTCGGCAACTACATGTACAATAACTTTAATTCTGTTCGTGGCACTTACTTCGGTATTCTGGATCCAAACGGCTTCCTGGCTAACGCTTCCAGAAAAGTGCTGACAACCAACTTTGCTACCAATAGTGTAGAACAGTTGTTGTCTGACTACCATGTAGAGAACGCATCATTCCTGCGTATGGATAATATCAATATTGGTTACAATGTTGGTAAGATTGCCAAAGGCATCAACATGCGTGCTTCTCTGAACGTACAGAATGCATTCATCATCACCAAGTACAGTGGTATCGATCCTGAGATCGCGGGTGGTATTGATAACAATCTTTACCCTCGTCCAAGAATGTTTGTATTGGGTGTGAACCTTGATTTTTAA
- a CDS encoding T9SS type A sorting domain-containing protein: MAIRIILLSTLLFAVLRGNTQLLTWSPSFITESSNTVEITCDATKGNQGLRGHSPLTDVYVHIGVITTKSTSASDWKYVKFTWGTTNTQAQCSSLGNNQWKYTITGGLRTFFGITDATERITKISILFRSGDGNKVQRNTDGSDMYVPVYTSSAAVRIDEPFRQPLFTPTPEPITKTIGESININAKASESANLRILFNGTQVATQNAATTITASTNITAAGNQQIIAEAVAGSTTVRDTLNFFVSAAVNVAPLPAGVKDGINYQPGDTSAVLVLYAPGKSSVMVLGDFNNWTAGLNYQMNRTEDGNRHWLRITGLTPGTEYAYQYLVDGTLRVADYNTEKVLDPFNDPFIPSSNYPSLKAYPTGKTTGIVSVLQTAKPAYNWQVPNFTRPDKRNLLVYELLVRDFIAAQNWNVLRDTLTYLKRLGINAIHVMPFNEFEGNNSWGYNPSFYFAPDKMYGTENALRQFIDECHKQGIAVIMDMVLNHSFGQSPMVQLYWDGANNKPATNNPWFNPDAKHPFNVGYDMNHDSQATKDFVARVVRHWLVNYKIDGFRWDLSKGFTQTNNPNDVNAWGNTDITRINTWKRIYDSMQAVLPGSYCILEHFANNDEETQLANYGMLLWGNSNFAFREAVKATNLGNSNFDWGLHTRRGWSQPHLMTYMESHDEERIIFDALQNGSTSNTGHLVNTLPVALKRAEMAAAFWAMMPGPKLMWQFGELGYDQSINRCENGSINNDCRTAPKPVLWNYRTETNRAALYNVYRELFRLRRTPNYFTTFTSNSVSQNFSGAFKTMTINSDSLVIVVVGNFGVTATTSSVNFPTAGTWYSYLTGTTITAAGGAQNVSLAPAEYHIYTNKDVRGAVTTAITPTQPVWMNEVKLELGPNPLRQTGTITYTLPLNAQVGLYLTDMQGNRIAQLFNGRRNKGVYQQSLNLQALSKKPTNGFYVIEMRVNGQSKTTKLIIQ, from the coding sequence GTGGCCATCCGAATTATCTTGTTAAGCACACTGCTTTTTGCAGTGCTCAGGGGCAATACTCAGCTATTGACCTGGTCGCCATCTTTTATAACAGAATCGTCAAACACAGTTGAGATCACTTGTGATGCAACTAAAGGTAATCAAGGTCTTCGCGGGCATTCACCACTTACAGATGTCTATGTGCATATTGGTGTTATCACCACAAAAAGCACGAGTGCTTCTGATTGGAAATATGTAAAATTCACTTGGGGTACAACCAATACGCAAGCGCAGTGTAGTTCATTGGGTAATAATCAATGGAAGTACACGATTACAGGTGGTTTACGTACGTTTTTTGGCATTACAGATGCTACAGAGCGCATCACTAAAATCTCTATTCTCTTCCGCAGCGGAGATGGCAATAAGGTGCAAAGAAATACAGATGGTTCAGACATGTATGTGCCTGTGTACACTTCATCAGCTGCAGTACGCATTGATGAACCATTCAGACAACCTTTATTTACACCAACACCAGAGCCCATTACAAAGACCATTGGTGAAAGCATTAATATCAATGCTAAAGCAAGTGAATCTGCGAATTTGCGCATTCTCTTCAATGGTACACAGGTAGCAACACAGAATGCAGCAACAACCATTACAGCCAGCACAAATATTACTGCAGCAGGTAATCAGCAAATTATTGCAGAAGCAGTTGCCGGCAGTACAACAGTGCGCGATACACTTAACTTTTTTGTATCTGCTGCAGTGAATGTAGCGCCATTGCCTGCCGGTGTGAAGGATGGAATTAATTATCAGCCAGGAGATACTTCTGCAGTGCTTGTACTCTATGCACCAGGTAAATCAAGTGTGATGGTGCTGGGCGATTTTAATAACTGGACTGCCGGATTGAATTATCAGATGAACAGAACAGAAGACGGTAATCGCCATTGGCTGCGCATTACAGGTCTTACACCCGGTACAGAATATGCTTACCAATATTTGGTGGATGGAACGCTGCGTGTAGCAGATTATAACACAGAAAAAGTATTGGATCCATTCAACGATCCTTTCATCCCTTCCAGCAATTATCCATCACTCAAAGCCTATCCAACCGGCAAAACAACCGGTATTGTAAGTGTGCTGCAAACAGCCAAGCCTGCATACAACTGGCAGGTGCCTAATTTCACCAGACCCGATAAACGTAACTTATTGGTATACGAATTATTGGTGCGCGACTTTATTGCTGCGCAAAACTGGAATGTGCTGCGCGATACACTTACTTATCTGAAACGCCTTGGTATCAACGCTATCCATGTAATGCCTTTCAATGAGTTTGAAGGCAATAATAGCTGGGGCTATAATCCAAGTTTCTATTTCGCGCCGGATAAAATGTATGGTACAGAGAATGCTTTGCGTCAATTTATTGATGAGTGCCACAAACAAGGTATTGCAGTGATCATGGATATGGTATTGAATCATTCTTTTGGTCAATCACCCATGGTGCAACTCTACTGGGATGGTGCCAACAATAAACCTGCTACTAATAATCCATGGTTTAATCCAGACGCCAAACACCCATTCAATGTTGGCTATGATATGAACCACGATTCACAAGCCACGAAAGATTTTGTCGCACGTGTGGTGCGTCACTGGCTGGTGAATTATAAGATTGATGGTTTCCGGTGGGATTTGTCAAAAGGCTTTACACAGACGAATAACCCTAATGATGTAAATGCATGGGGTAATACAGATATCACGCGCATCAATACATGGAAGCGTATCTACGATTCTATGCAAGCAGTTCTGCCCGGCAGCTATTGCATACTAGAGCATTTTGCTAATAACGACGAAGAAACGCAACTAGCGAATTACGGTATGTTGCTTTGGGGTAATAGCAATTTTGCTTTCCGCGAAGCCGTGAAAGCAACCAATCTTGGTAATAGCAATTTCGATTGGGGCTTGCATACACGCAGAGGTTGGTCGCAACCACACTTGATGACCTATATGGAGAGTCATGATGAAGAACGGATCATCTTCGATGCATTGCAAAATGGATCTACCAGCAATACCGGCCATTTAGTAAATACCTTACCAGTTGCATTGAAGCGTGCAGAAATGGCTGCTGCATTCTGGGCTATGATGCCTGGTCCGAAATTGATGTGGCAATTTGGTGAGCTGGGTTATGATCAATCCATCAACCGTTGCGAGAATGGCAGCATCAACAATGATTGCCGCACTGCACCCAAGCCTGTCTTGTGGAACTATCGTACGGAAACCAATCGCGCAGCATTGTATAATGTGTACAGAGAGTTATTCCGCTTGCGTAGAACACCTAATTACTTTACCACATTCACGAGCAATAGTGTAAGCCAGAATTTCAGTGGTGCATTTAAGACCATGACCATCAACAGCGATTCATTAGTGATTGTCGTAGTGGGCAATTTTGGTGTAACAGCTACTACCAGTTCTGTAAACTTCCCCACAGCAGGCACTTGGTATAGTTATTTAACAGGCACTACGATTACAGCTGCAGGTGGTGCACAAAACGTTTCATTAGCGCCAGCCGAATACCATATTTATACCAATAAAGATGTGCGCGGTGCAGTTACAACCGCCATTACACCAACTCAGCCTGTTTGGATGAATGAAGTAAAACTGGAACTTGGTCCCAACCCATTGCGTCAAACAGGTACGATTACTTATACACTGCCACTGAATGCACAGGTAGGTTTATACCTCACTGATATGCAAGGCAACAGAATTGCGCAATTATTCAACGGTAGAAGAAATAAAGGTGTGTATCAGCAATCTCTTAACCTGCAAGCGCTTTCTAAGAAGCCTACAAATGGATTCTATGTTATTGAGATGCGTGTGAACGGACAAAGCAAAACAACCAAACTCATTATCCAGTAA
- a CDS encoding MFS transporter: MQFQKPKLSFLQIINMNVGFFGIQYSFGLQQSAVNPIYDMLGARPDEIPLLNLAGPVTGLLIQPIIGAMSDKTWHPRWGRRKPYFFIGALLCSLCLFIYPFSSSLWMAVGLLWVLDAANNTAMEPYRAFIADKLPPEQMATGFLSQSFFTGLGITLANVSLFIFQKNITGSLGAIPYWVFGSFFLGSVCSIASVSWSMAKTPEIPPTSEELAELQKEKLSILTPFKEIPSAIMDMPKVMWQLALVYLFQWYALFCYWQNAAKSIAQSAWKTNNYQQNPLYDEAVGWTGLVNGWYNIVTFLSAFALVGLAKKYSPKSVHIICLILAGAGLLIFPHIEDKYLFFIPMTGFGIAWASMMGIPYLMVVGNIPKERYGVYMGIINMMIVIPMILQNISFGYILKHFLNNDPGKAISFAGVFLLLAAMATTLIKSAKPTDSVQMPMGGGH; encoded by the coding sequence ATGCAGTTTCAGAAACCAAAGCTGAGCTTTCTCCAGATCATCAACATGAATGTGGGCTTTTTCGGTATTCAGTACAGCTTCGGTTTACAACAAAGTGCGGTAAATCCTATTTATGATATGTTAGGCGCCAGACCGGATGAGATCCCCCTGCTCAATCTGGCTGGCCCCGTTACGGGACTCCTCATCCAACCCATTATTGGTGCCATGAGTGATAAGACATGGCATCCCCGTTGGGGAAGGCGCAAGCCCTATTTCTTTATCGGTGCACTCTTATGCAGCCTCTGTTTGTTTATCTACCCCTTTAGCAGCAGCTTATGGATGGCAGTAGGCTTACTCTGGGTTTTGGATGCGGCGAACAACACTGCTATGGAGCCTTATCGAGCATTTATTGCAGATAAACTTCCGCCAGAACAAATGGCCACGGGCTTTTTATCACAAAGTTTTTTTACAGGACTCGGTATCACACTAGCTAATGTGTCTTTATTCATCTTCCAGAAAAATATCACTGGTAGCCTGGGCGCTATTCCTTATTGGGTATTCGGCTCCTTTTTCCTTGGTTCTGTTTGTTCCATCGCATCGGTTAGTTGGAGCATGGCCAAAACGCCGGAAATACCACCCACGTCAGAAGAACTGGCTGAATTGCAAAAAGAAAAGCTCAGCATTCTTACACCCTTTAAAGAAATTCCGTCAGCTATTATGGATATGCCAAAAGTGATGTGGCAATTGGCTTTGGTATATCTTTTTCAGTGGTATGCACTCTTTTGCTATTGGCAGAATGCTGCTAAGAGTATTGCACAATCTGCCTGGAAGACCAATAATTATCAGCAAAACCCTTTGTACGATGAAGCTGTGGGCTGGACAGGCCTCGTAAATGGCTGGTACAATATTGTTACTTTTCTCTCCGCATTTGCGCTTGTAGGACTTGCGAAAAAATACAGCCCTAAATCAGTACACATCATTTGCCTGATCTTGGCTGGTGCTGGCTTATTAATCTTTCCGCATATTGAAGACAAATATCTTTTCTTCATTCCTATGACGGGCTTTGGTATTGCTTGGGCAAGTATGATGGGTATTCCTTACTTAATGGTTGTAGGCAATATTCCTAAAGAACGCTATGGCGTATACATGGGTATCATCAACATGATGATTGTGATTCCGATGATTTTGCAAAACATCAGCTTTGGCTATATACTCAAACATTTTCTAAACAATGATCCGGGCAAAGCCATTTCCTTTGCTGGTGTTTTCTTACTGCTGGCAGCAATGGCAACTACCCTGATTAAATCAGCAAAGCCAACTGACAGCGTTCAAATGCCGATGGGTGGCGGACATTAA
- a CDS encoding carbohydrate kinase — MEQILCIGEALIDMICTDKGSTLSAGQHFLKKTGGAPTNVAAAIAALGGKVSLSAKVGKDPFGTQLIEVMEEFGVDTQWMLRDEHHFTTLAFVSLMENGERDFVFSRGADGQLSVQDIKAIDVHNYGIVHFGSATGFLPGPLQDAYSALLKQSLKAGRFISFDPNYRHLLFKDNIDAFVQHSWYFLEACDFFKVSDEEALLLTKAKTVDEAAAIFLQRTNAVFAITLGKDGTMMGYQNQTVQIPSIPVKPVDTTGAGDAFVGALLYQLSQHNIAEMKSLSKEQWASYMQQGNKAGARTCEYMGAMEAFKFLSNDIFK, encoded by the coding sequence ATGGAACAGATACTTTGCATTGGTGAAGCATTAATCGATATGATTTGCACAGACAAGGGCAGCACTTTGTCTGCAGGACAACATTTTCTCAAAAAAACAGGCGGTGCTCCAACCAATGTTGCTGCAGCTATTGCCGCACTGGGCGGAAAAGTATCGCTAAGTGCAAAAGTGGGCAAAGATCCTTTCGGTACACAGTTGATTGAAGTCATGGAAGAATTTGGTGTAGACACACAATGGATGCTCCGCGATGAGCATCACTTCACCACACTTGCATTTGTATCCTTGATGGAAAATGGTGAGAGAGATTTTGTTTTTAGCCGCGGTGCTGATGGACAACTGAGTGTACAAGACATCAAAGCTATTGATGTACATAATTACGGCATTGTTCATTTTGGTTCTGCTACCGGATTCTTACCCGGACCTCTACAAGATGCATACAGTGCTTTATTAAAGCAATCATTGAAAGCGGGCAGATTCATCAGTTTTGATCCTAATTATCGACATCTCTTATTCAAAGACAATATAGATGCATTCGTACAGCATTCCTGGTATTTTCTGGAAGCATGTGATTTCTTCAAAGTAAGTGATGAAGAAGCTTTGTTACTAACGAAAGCGAAAACTGTTGATGAAGCCGCTGCAATTTTTTTACAGCGTACCAATGCAGTATTTGCAATTACACTGGGAAAAGATGGTACTATGATGGGCTACCAAAATCAAACAGTACAAATTCCCAGTATCCCTGTCAAGCCGGTTGATACAACAGGCGCTGGCGATGCATTTGTTGGTGCACTGCTTTATCAGCTGAGCCAACACAATATTGCTGAAATGAAATCACTCAGTAAGGAACAATGGGCAAGCTATATGCAACAGGGCAATAAAGCTGGCGCGCGTACTTGTGAGTATATGGGCGCAATGGAAGCATTTAAATTTTTAAGCAACGATATTTTCAAATAG
- the treA gene encoding alpha,alpha-trehalase TreA, with product MKKYILLVIAIITAFAFMTQQPVKTPDQLYGVLFKDIQLQRIFPDGKTFVDCVPKGKPETIVAAYKKQKSKPGFSLKQFVADNFTLPAAPETVQYVQPEKDVATHIKNLWASLKREADKPVVGSSLLPLPGAYIVPGGRFREIYYWDSYFTMLGLEESGELATIESMVDNFAYLIKAYGHVPNGNRSYYLSRSQPPFFALMVDLLAKHKGEKVYTKYQHALEKEYAYWMDQTAPTKHVVRMPNGSILNRYYDAVDEPRQESYREDHELATAQAKLVGAVNQTATYKRVCRDLRSGAESGWDFSTRWFNDNKTIGTIATTDIIPVDLNGLLYQLEIVLAKAAAQAKQIDKAKVYYKKALRRKTAIRFYCWNESMGWYYDYSISQKKQTERKTIAGASPLFFQIATDVQAPKIAHVIEQEFLKSGGVVTTLVNSGQQWDAPNGWAPLQWMTIQGLRNYQQNQLAETIAKRWIQVNTDVYARTGKMMEKYNVENTTLEAGGGEYPGQDGFGWTNGVLLKLISLYGKH from the coding sequence ATGAAAAAGTATATTTTGCTTGTGATAGCCATCATAACTGCTTTTGCTTTTATGACACAGCAGCCGGTGAAAACACCAGATCAGTTATATGGTGTTTTGTTCAAAGATATTCAGCTACAGCGCATTTTTCCCGATGGAAAAACCTTTGTGGATTGTGTACCCAAGGGCAAACCGGAAACTATTGTTGCAGCGTATAAGAAGCAAAAAAGCAAGCCAGGATTCTCACTCAAGCAATTTGTAGCGGATAATTTCACACTTCCAGCTGCACCTGAAACAGTACAATATGTGCAACCTGAGAAAGATGTGGCCACGCACATTAAAAATCTTTGGGCTAGTCTTAAAAGAGAGGCCGACAAGCCTGTTGTAGGTAGTAGTTTGCTGCCATTACCCGGTGCGTATATTGTACCCGGCGGTCGCTTCAGAGAGATTTACTATTGGGATTCTTACTTTACCATGCTGGGCTTGGAAGAAAGTGGGGAGCTTGCAACTATTGAAAGTATGGTCGACAATTTTGCTTATCTCATCAAAGCATACGGGCATGTGCCTAATGGTAATCGATCTTATTATTTATCCCGCTCTCAGCCACCTTTTTTTGCGTTAATGGTTGATTTATTGGCGAAACATAAGGGTGAAAAAGTGTATACAAAATACCAGCATGCGCTTGAAAAAGAATATGCTTACTGGATGGATCAGACAGCACCAACCAAGCATGTGGTGCGTATGCCCAATGGCAGTATCCTGAACCGGTATTATGATGCAGTAGATGAGCCAAGACAAGAAAGTTATCGTGAAGACCATGAGTTAGCTACAGCACAGGCAAAACTTGTTGGTGCTGTCAATCAAACAGCTACATACAAGCGTGTTTGTCGAGATTTGCGCAGTGGTGCAGAAAGCGGTTGGGATTTCAGCACACGCTGGTTTAATGATAACAAGACGATTGGTACTATTGCAACTACGGATATTATACCTGTTGATTTAAACGGACTACTGTATCAATTGGAAATTGTGCTCGCTAAAGCTGCGGCACAGGCTAAGCAAATAGATAAAGCAAAAGTGTATTATAAGAAAGCATTAAGAAGAAAAACTGCTATTCGCTTTTATTGCTGGAATGAGTCAATGGGTTGGTATTATGATTATAGTATTAGTCAGAAAAAACAAACAGAACGAAAAACCATTGCCGGAGCTTCTCCACTTTTCTTTCAGATTGCAACAGATGTACAAGCACCGAAAATTGCGCATGTGATTGAGCAGGAATTTTTAAAATCTGGTGGGGTTGTTACCACTTTGGTCAATAGCGGACAGCAATGGGATGCACCCAATGGCTGGGCGCCATTGCAATGGATGACCATACAGGGCTTACGGAATTACCAGCAAAACCAATTGGCTGAAACCATTGCCAAGCGATGGATTCAGGTAAACACTGATGTATATGCACGTACCGGAAAAATGATGGAGAAGTACAATGTAGAGAATACCACATTGGAAGCCGGTGGCGGCGAGTATCCCGGTCAGGATGGTTTTGGCTGGACCAATGGCGTTTTACTCAAACTCATCAGTCTATACGGTAAACATTAA